From Leptotrichia wadei, one genomic window encodes:
- a CDS encoding EexN family lipoprotein, whose translation MKKIKLLLLISASAMIFTACENKYSVKNLKKDDKLLKETVIKCKQKQDEKICKNVEQAQGELAQEWWNKVKPEVSKKVDEISKDVLAGNASSSMESAPEKLWDWEAKHLSTTPQKAKEMTLQLLKEVSKKVKFEKFEYNMQNVKTGQTTAGRNYAVIPTKSIISAQGKKMELNQKTLAFEDKNKWYLVNIDEKTKLILKELYSDLADVNIEQ comes from the coding sequence ATGAAAAAAATAAAATTATTACTTCTAATTTCAGCTTCAGCGATGATTTTTACGGCATGTGAAAATAAGTACAGCGTAAAAAATTTAAAAAAAGATGACAAGCTCTTAAAAGAGACTGTTATAAAATGTAAACAAAAACAAGACGAGAAAATTTGTAAAAATGTGGAGCAGGCACAAGGTGAGCTAGCACAGGAATGGTGGAATAAAGTGAAGCCTGAAGTTTCTAAAAAAGTAGATGAAATTTCAAAGGATGTGTTAGCAGGAAATGCAAGTTCAAGTATGGAAAGTGCACCTGAAAAACTTTGGGACTGGGAAGCTAAACATCTATCTACAACACCGCAAAAGGCTAAAGAAATGACATTGCAACTGTTAAAGGAAGTTTCGAAGAAAGTAAAATTTGAAAAATTTGAATATAATATGCAAAACGTAAAGACAGGGCAGACAACTGCTGGAAGAAATTATGCTGTTATACCAACAAAAAGTATAATTTCAGCTCAAGGCAAAAAAATGGAATTAAATCAAAAGACTTTGGCATTTGAAGATAAAAATAAATGGTATTTAGTAAATATTGATGAAAAAACTAAATTAATTTTGAAAGAATTATATTCAGATCTTGCAGATGTAAACATAGAACAATAA
- a CDS encoding ABC transporter permease: MKKFQNITDKIAPSIIIAVLLIIWQILSMVNIIPKFMLPSPFEVVKAFVSDFPLLMEHTKITLIEAFLGLGLGIVLGFVVAVVMDRFEYAYKMIYPVLVITQTIPTVAIAPLLVLWLGYGILPKITLIVMTSFFPITIGLLDGFRSADKDMLNLLKTMGATPFQNFVHVKLPGSLGYFFAGLRISVSYSIIGAVVAEWLGGFSGLGVYMTRVRKSYSFDKMFAVIFLISAISLLLMYLVKKIQKWCMVWEK; this comes from the coding sequence ATGAAAAAATTTCAAAATATAACAGATAAAATTGCACCAAGTATTATTATTGCTGTATTGCTGATAATTTGGCAAATTTTGTCAATGGTGAATATTATTCCAAAATTTATGTTGCCGTCGCCATTTGAAGTTGTAAAAGCGTTTGTTTCGGATTTTCCGTTGCTTATGGAACATACAAAAATTACACTTATTGAAGCGTTTTTGGGACTTGGATTGGGAATAGTTCTAGGATTTGTTGTGGCGGTTGTTATGGATAGGTTTGAATATGCGTATAAAATGATTTATCCTGTTTTGGTGATTACGCAGACAATTCCGACGGTTGCTATTGCACCGCTTTTGGTACTTTGGCTGGGATATGGAATATTGCCGAAAATTACTCTTATTGTTATGACTTCGTTTTTCCCGATTACTATTGGGCTTCTGGATGGATTTCGTTCGGCTGACAAGGATATGTTAAATTTGTTAAAAACAATGGGAGCAACACCATTTCAGAACTTTGTTCATGTTAAATTGCCAGGCTCATTAGGATATTTTTTCGCAGGGCTTAGAATTTCAGTTTCATATTCTATAATCGGGGCAGTTGTGGCTGAATGGCTTGGTGGATTTAGTGGACTTGGAGTTTATATGACAAGAGTGAGAAAATCGTATTCATTTGATAAAATGTTTGCAGTAATTTTTCTTATCTCTGCAATAAGTTTGCTGCTTATGTATCTTGTAAAAAAAATACAGAAATGGTGCATGGTTTGGGAAAAGTAA
- a CDS encoding thiamine-binding protein, translated as MERTEINASIAIQVLPNVVGNEEIVRVVDEVIEFIKSKGLKMNVAPFETTIEGDFDELMEIVKECQIVAVKAGAEGVMSYVKINYKPKGDILKIDEKISKYNR; from the coding sequence ATGGAAAGAACAGAGATTAATGCAAGTATTGCAATTCAGGTATTGCCAAATGTTGTGGGAAATGAGGAAATTGTAAGAGTTGTTGATGAAGTTATTGAATTTATTAAAAGTAAAGGGTTAAAAATGAATGTTGCTCCATTTGAAACGACGATAGAAGGAGATTTTGACGAACTTATGGAAATTGTGAAGGAATGTCAGATTGTGGCTGTGAAGGCAGGGGCTGAAGGTGTAATGTCTTATGTGAAAATAAATTATAAACCGAAGGGAGATATTTTAAAGATTGATGAAAAAATTTCAAAATATAACAGATAA
- a CDS encoding Gfo/Idh/MocA family protein, whose product MKLGIVGSGMIVQEFLPSLVKLEGLEIMGMQGTKASIGKVEEICIKYGIPNFTDDFDELCEFGIDTVYIAVPNFLHFEFCKKALEKGLNVIVEKPMTTNYKEAEKLSGLAKEKKLFLFEAITTLYFENYKKIKGWIGKIGDVKLVQSQYSQYSSRYDAFKRGEILPVFDPKKAGGALMDLGLYNLHYVLGLFGKPENVKYYANLERKIDTSGVLMMEYENFNAMCVCAKDSEGERIGVIQGSKGKIISEEAPGLVGKVTLKLYDGTTESFDDGFSKDRVVPEFKAFIRAVNENDLEFCYKQLEKSLLVSEVQTKARIEAGIKFPQD is encoded by the coding sequence ATGAAACTGGGAATTGTTGGATCAGGGATGATTGTTCAGGAGTTCTTGCCTAGCCTTGTGAAGCTGGAAGGGCTGGAAATTATGGGTATGCAAGGGACAAAGGCAAGTATTGGCAAAGTTGAGGAAATTTGCATAAAATATGGGATTCCAAACTTTACAGATGATTTTGATGAACTTTGTGAATTTGGAATTGATACTGTTTATATTGCTGTTCCAAATTTCCTGCATTTTGAATTTTGTAAAAAAGCGCTTGAAAAAGGGCTGAATGTTATTGTTGAAAAGCCGATGACAACTAATTATAAGGAAGCTGAAAAATTATCAGGTTTGGCAAAAGAGAAAAAACTGTTTTTATTTGAAGCAATAACGACACTTTATTTTGAAAATTATAAAAAAATAAAAGGCTGGATTGGGAAAATTGGAGATGTGAAACTTGTTCAAAGCCAGTATAGCCAGTATTCCAGCAGATATGACGCTTTTAAGAGAGGAGAAATTCTGCCTGTATTTGATCCGAAAAAAGCTGGTGGAGCATTGATGGATTTAGGACTTTATAATTTACATTATGTTTTAGGACTTTTTGGAAAGCCTGAAAATGTGAAATATTATGCAAATCTTGAGAGAAAGATTGATACAAGCGGAGTTCTTATGATGGAGTATGAAAACTTTAATGCTATGTGTGTATGTGCAAAAGATAGTGAAGGTGAGAGAATAGGCGTAATTCAGGGAAGCAAAGGAAAAATTATAAGTGAAGAAGCTCCAGGACTTGTTGGAAAAGTTACGTTAAAACTGTATGATGGAACGACAGAAAGCTTTGATGATGGATTTTCAAAGGACAGAGTTGTACCTGAATTTAAGGCGTTTATTCGTGCAGTAAATGAAAATGACTTGGAATTTTGCTATAAACAGTTGGAAAAAAGTCTGCTGGTAAGTGAAGTGCAGACAAAGGCTAGAATTGAGGCAGGGATTAAGTTTCCACAGGACTAG
- a CDS encoding GNAT family N-acetyltransferase, translating to MEIRHVVNEGFFIFGENGDELAKLTYRKEGEKLFFESTVVSPELRGQGIAGKLFEAGVKYARENNYKIVPVCSYIVKKFESGKYDDLKA from the coding sequence ATGGAAATAAGACATGTAGTAAATGAAGGATTTTTCATCTTTGGAGAAAATGGAGATGAACTTGCAAAATTAACTTACAGAAAAGAAGGAGAAAAATTATTTTTTGAGTCAACTGTAGTTTCACCTGAATTAAGAGGACAAGGAATCGCAGGGAAATTATTTGAAGCAGGTGTAAAATATGCAAGAGAGAATAATTATAAAATTGTGCCAGTTTGCAGTTATATTGTGAAAAAATTTGAAAGCGGGAAGTACGATGATTTAAAGGCATAA
- a CDS encoding ABC transporter ATP-binding protein, whose amino-acid sequence MKKDKKLEIKDISISFENKKVLENVSIDLYENELVCILGVSGAGKTTLFNIIAGLLKPDGGNVEMDGENINGKCGKVSYMLQKDLLLPHKRIIDNVALPLVIKGENKKKAREIAKPYFKDFGLEGTENLYPSKLSGGMRQRAALLRTYLSSGKVALLDEPFSALDAITKNKIHGWYLNIMKKIKMSTLFITHDIDEAILLSDRIYILAGSPGKIVAQINVDLKNSQNKGYNNEEVIMSEKFIKYKREILKYL is encoded by the coding sequence GTGAAGAAAGACAAAAAGCTGGAAATAAAAGATATTTCCATTTCTTTTGAAAATAAAAAAGTTTTGGAAAATGTTTCAATTGATTTGTATGAAAATGAGCTGGTTTGTATTCTAGGAGTGAGTGGTGCTGGGAAAACAACGTTGTTTAACATTATTGCAGGACTTTTAAAGCCTGATGGCGGAAACGTGGAAATGGATGGAGAGAATATAAATGGAAAATGCGGGAAAGTAAGTTATATGCTGCAAAAGGATTTGCTTCTGCCGCATAAGAGAATTATTGACAATGTAGCGCTTCCGCTTGTTATAAAAGGTGAAAATAAAAAAAAGGCACGAGAAATTGCAAAGCCATATTTTAAGGATTTTGGTCTGGAGGGTACGGAAAATTTGTATCCAAGCAAGCTGTCGGGGGGGATGAGACAAAGGGCGGCTTTACTTAGAACGTATCTGTCTTCCGGAAAAGTTGCTCTTCTTGATGAGCCTTTCAGTGCATTGGATGCAATAACGAAGAATAAAATTCACGGCTGGTATTTAAATATAATGAAAAAAATTAAGATGTCAACTTTGTTTATTACCCATGATATTGATGAGGCGATACTGCTTTCCGATAGAATTTATATTTTGGCAGGAAGTCCAGGTAAAATTGTTGCACAAATAAATGTTGACTTGAAAAATAGTCAGAACAAAGGCTATAATAATGAAGAAGTTATAATGTCTGAAAAATTTATTAAATATAAGCGTGAGATATTGAAATATTTGTAA
- a CDS encoding ABC transporter substrate-binding protein, whose product MKKISKILILCLILILAVSCGKSKNNQKVKIVLDWVPNTNHTGLYVAKDLGYFKEEGLNVEIVQPPEGSTTALIGAGGAEFGISFQDTLAKSFAKESPVPVTAVAAILQHNTSGIISLKEKGIDSPKKLEGKKYATWEDNIEQAILKKLVTDDKGDFSKVKLIPYTITDVVTGLKTDVDAVWVYYAWDGIATERAGLQTNFLKIRDYAKELDYYSPVIIANNDFLKKNPEIAKKVLKAIKKGYEYAMKNPEESAKILVKNSPELDINLVTASQKWISKEYQSDAKEWGIIDGNRWNRFYEWLYKNKAVEREIPKDFGYSNKYLK is encoded by the coding sequence ATGAAAAAAATTTCAAAAATTTTAATTTTATGTTTAATCTTGATTTTGGCTGTTTCGTGTGGGAAATCTAAAAATAATCAGAAAGTAAAAATTGTACTGGACTGGGTGCCAAACACTAATCATACGGGGCTTTATGTGGCAAAAGACCTAGGATATTTCAAGGAGGAAGGACTGAATGTGGAAATTGTACAGCCGCCTGAAGGTAGTACAACTGCACTTATCGGAGCTGGAGGGGCAGAATTTGGAATAAGTTTTCAGGATACGTTGGCAAAATCATTTGCAAAGGAGAGTCCTGTGCCAGTGACAGCTGTTGCAGCAATTCTTCAGCATAATACATCTGGAATTATTTCATTAAAGGAAAAAGGCATTGATTCGCCTAAAAAACTGGAAGGTAAAAAATATGCCACTTGGGAAGACAATATTGAGCAAGCCATTTTAAAAAAATTAGTAACAGATGATAAAGGAGATTTTTCTAAAGTAAAATTGATTCCTTATACTATAACAGATGTTGTAACTGGCTTAAAGACTGATGTTGATGCTGTCTGGGTTTATTATGCGTGGGATGGAATTGCTACAGAAAGAGCAGGGCTTCAGACAAATTTTCTAAAAATACGAGACTATGCTAAAGAACTTGATTACTATAGCCCAGTAATTATCGCAAATAATGACTTTCTGAAAAAGAATCCTGAAATTGCAAAAAAAGTTTTAAAAGCAATAAAAAAAGGGTATGAATATGCAATGAAAAATCCAGAGGAATCAGCAAAGATTTTGGTAAAAAATTCTCCAGAACTTGACATAAACTTGGTAACAGCAAGCCAAAAATGGATTTCTAAAGAATATCAATCTGATGCAAAGGAATGGGGAATAATTGACGGAAACCGTTGGAACAGATTTTATGAATGGCTTTACAAAAATAAGGCTGTAGAACGTGAAATACCAAAGGATTTTGGATATAGCAACAAGTATTTGAAATAG
- the tpx gene encoding thiol peroxidase, giving the protein MKKILLLGVAAVVLAACGNKPKTQSEMGQAGQNAEYAQYLDTLKTDNNLKITMGKVPVTIVGNELKVGDKIKEVPLVINTKLEEKNIFEDKNIKVIYTAPSLDTKVCSLQTKQLNEAAKTYPNVKFYSVTVDTPFAQERFCTANEINGLKAVSDFKYHQFGIQNGFFVKEKGLLTRALVIVDENNNVKYIEYVPEEGKEANIDKALKFLKNNLIKK; this is encoded by the coding sequence ATGAAAAAAATATTATTATTAGGAGTAGCTGCAGTAGTTTTAGCTGCCTGTGGAAATAAGCCCAAAACACAAAGTGAAATGGGACAGGCGGGACAAAATGCCGAATATGCACAATACTTAGACACTTTGAAAACTGATAATAATTTAAAAATCACAATGGGAAAAGTTCCTGTAACAATTGTTGGAAATGAATTAAAAGTTGGAGATAAAATAAAGGAAGTGCCTTTAGTTATAAATACGAAATTGGAAGAAAAAAATATTTTTGAAGATAAAAATATAAAAGTAATCTATACAGCACCATCGCTTGATACAAAAGTTTGTTCATTGCAGACAAAACAGTTAAATGAAGCTGCAAAAACTTATCCAAATGTAAAATTTTACTCGGTAACTGTTGATACTCCATTTGCACAGGAAAGATTCTGTACAGCCAATGAAATTAACGGATTAAAAGCAGTTTCTGACTTTAAATATCATCAATTTGGTATTCAGAATGGATTTTTTGTAAAGGAAAAAGGACTGTTGACAAGAGCGTTGGTAATAGTGGATGAAAATAATAATGTAAAATATATTGAATATGTGCCTGAAGAAGGGAAAGAGGCAAATATTGACAAAGCGTTAAAATTTTTAAAAAATAATTTAATAAAAAAATAA